Below is a genomic region from Hoplias malabaricus isolate fHopMal1 unplaced genomic scaffold, fHopMal1.hap1 H_3, whole genome shotgun sequence.
TGTTTTCATTCACAATCTAGTGCCAAACTGCTATCACTGCACAATGGAATTTGACTCTTTTTTATCAGAATGGATGTGACAGCTTTTAAGTTTGTCACCATCAAATCCCTTTGTTATTAGTTGTTAGAGGGTTTTTAACTTTTTTGTTTACCAACGTGTTTCTACTACATATGTTGCTGCTACATTTGTGATTATTACATGCAAGAGCTACAGCCTGGTGAGCAACTTTTCTGCTGACGCAGTCACAGAATTCACGTGAGTgatttttctgacattttaattATTAGGTGAAGCAGACATTCCTTAGTGTGTAACTTTTGGCTCCTCTTCAGAGAAAAAAAGTCTTACTCTCCTCATCCAAAACACTAATATCACAAAAAATGCAGAACTTTTCCAACAGTCCAGCTCTTCCGCCTCCAGGGTTTCCTAACAGAGGCGGAAACATGGTTGGCTCTCCATATCCACCCCACATGTCAGACCCACAAATATCCCCAAGAACCACAGAAGAATATGCTGCCATGCAGCAAGCCCAACCAATCCTTCAGAGTCATGGGCAGCACCTACACCTGCGTGGTCAGCAGCAGCCAGGACAGGTATCAAGTATACATGGGTTTGGGTCTAGACGAGGTGTTGGAGAGTTGCCTCAATCCAGCAGCCATAGTGGAAGCACTAGCGCAATTTACCGGAAGGAAAGTATGGATTATTTTTTTTCGATGACTGGGAGAGATAGGAACAGAAGAGGCGGTGGGGTTTATGGAGCAGGATTTGGGTACCCAGGCATAGATGGGCACATACCTCATCAGTATAGACATTTATCTGTGTCAGGATCATCCTCCGGAATGGTGTCACCATATCCTATGGACTACAGCACCAGTGCTGCCACTGGGAGTGGCAGTGTTAATAGCAGTGGCAGTGGTTCGTTTTCTCCCTCCCAGCAGTTTAGTATTTCTCAGAATGCTTCAATGCAGCCAGCTTCAGGTGCAGAAATGCACCAGCGTCAACATAGCCAGAAATATCCCTCGCATCAAGGGTTGCATCAAGGTCATAGAGCCTACTCCCTCTCTGGACACAGGATACCTGCTCAGTTTGGCCACTACCCTCCTCTGAATACACCCACAGCACCAGCTGGAATGTACAACTCTCCACCACAAAGGTTTGAGGCCAGCAGTAGTGGCAGCATGGATTCCAAAATTAATAACTCTCCTACTCACTCCAATGCAAATTCCACTACAGCTCCAAACAACTCTGGGCATCAAGAGAATGTAGGACAAACTTTCACCTCCTCTAACCAACCTCCCTACTCACCTCAGTCACACCATGTTCCCAAGCTTGCCTCTCGACGCACTCCCCAGCTCACTGTTGGAGCAGGCTATGATGCCTCCTTGAAAATGCAGCATGCTCCATCTGGCCATGCACACCCTAAAAATCCACAGACCTCAAGTCCTGCTGCACCTCACCATGCCTCCCAGGACATATCCAAGTCTCCCATGCATTCCCAAAACCAGCAGACTCATATGAACCAAAACTTTAGCCCAATATCTAATCCCTCTCCTGCTCCATCTGCTGTACATTCTCCCAGCTGCAGCTCTTCTTCCTCCCCGCTCATGGGTGTTTCAGAGGGGCCAGTTAACTCTGCAGTTTCCCACTGCCTTTCATCACAGCCACCAGCACATTCGTCTCTCTTAAATCCTCGCAGCAGTCACAGCAATGTCAGGCCCTCCCAGAGCTTACCTCAACTTAGCCCAACTCCCAGTTCAAATAGCAGCATCAGCAGTTGTGGTAGCAGTGCAGGTAGTAAGACTGCTGGTATAAACCCAAATACAGTGAGCTCTGCCATAAATCAAAACAGAATGGGAGTAGGTTCTCGAGGTGGCCAACGGGAAGAAGGCTCATCTTCCCTGTATTCTCTGGACAAGCTTTCGCAAGATCCTGGTCTGAATAGTCTTAATGCCTTGACATCGCAAGTGGCAAATTTACCCCACACAGTCCAACACATGATGCTAACAGACACAGTGCTCTCACAGAAAAAAGGTAGAGATCAGCCTCACCCACAGCCACCAACTGCAAATCAGCAAAAGCCTCGAAATGCAAGTGTTGCTGGTCATATCACAGCAAATGAAGAAAGTGGAGATGTTTTAGAAGCTGAGCTATCGGAGGCAAGGAGGGACCATAATGAATCATCTGAACGTGAAAAAAGCAGACAAATAAGTGCATCTAGCTCTGAATCTAAGTCAGCCAACTACTATCAAACAagtcagacacaaacacagatgggCCAAAATCGTCATGGATTGCATTTGCAAGTGGACAGCAGAATCACAGATCCATCTGTAAAACAATCATTTAGTCAGGTTTCCACACCTTGTTCTCAGACGAAGACTCCAGAAACACAAaccccatcatcatcatctccagcCTCTGTTCCTCCTTTTGCTGATCCAAGTCCAAATGCAATTTCTTGCCCCCCTGCCCCCTCAGCCACATCATCCTCTGCTTCCTCTCCTTCTCACTCTACACGATCAAACTGTGTAGCTGATCCTGATCTTAGTCTTATTGATGATAAGAGTGCACTGAGAGACAAAATGACTTCACATATGAAAGATGAAAGAAACGCAGTAGAACAGGAAGAGCATTCCCACAAGGAAGAACTGGATAAGGTCAAACATACCCAAGACCTTGTCTGTGTAAAGGAGGAAGATTCAGTCTCAAATAAACAGAATAAGAACGAGAAGGATCTTAAGAAAAGCAAcatgcatcatttgaacagtaaacatttaaatacttCTGAACAGTCTAATGTTGGAGCTGTTGGGGTTATTGTTTCTGCACGCTCTGAACAAAATCCTGAGGCAACTAAACAAGCAGAAGCTACATCTCCTCACTATGGTGGTCCTTCTTATCCTCACGGAAAACTTAATTATTCTGAGGAAAAGCATTCCATAAACATTTTTAGAGAATCTGGAAGTCATAATGGAGAGGGAGATGTCATCGAAGCCTACACAGCACACTATGATGTTTCTCCCAAAACTGAGTTTGGGCAGAATATGTCCTCAAACCACTGCCATGGAGGTTCTTTTAAATATGGCAGTCCTGAGTTACCATACAATGCTTGCATGGGTACAAAGAACAAGGGAAGGGCTGGACAGGTTGTTGGCCTGAGTGCAAATCGATACCAAGATTATAGCCAATCCCAATATAACTTTGGTTCTGTACCCAGAAAGGATTCTAATGTTCTAGGAGCAGTGGCCAGAAGTGGTGTAGCAGTTGGATCAAAAAGCCAAGATAATAATTCTCAGTTGCAGCAACCGTATCCTAGTCTTTTGCAAGAGGTTCTTCAAGGTTACCACTTAGATCGACGCTATGGTCGTCCTGAACAAGCATCTGGTGCTCATCACCAACCTAAAAATTTGTCGCAGCCACATTACCATACCAGACTCCCATATCGTATGATTGAAAATATGAGGTCTCATGGAGTAAGTCAGTCAGTAATGGCTAGTGCAAGTATTCATCATCAGATGGTCTCAGGAAAGACTCACACTCAAAATCAGAGTCAGGGACCAGATCATGAGATGGGATCGAGCCTTCTTCATCCTTCCTGGGATTCTGAAGCACAAAGGCCAAAAGTTGATCATGGAATCTCTTCAGAGAAGGGTGCAGCAAACACATCTCCCAGCTATTCCACTCACTTGCAGCAGTCTTCAGATCCCTCTACAGGAACTCCTCCTAAGCATATTAATTTAGCAGACTATTCCTTACCTCATAGGAAACCCTCAAATCTAGCTATTCCACCATCAGCTGTCCAGCAGTTACTTTTACAGGAAACTGATTCATTAGCTCCTAATCCAGAAAATCAAAACCAATCTCAGAATTTCTCATCCTCAGGAAGACGCTCAGTTATCTGTGATGTCTCTCCATCTAGACGGACAACTCCTGAGAGAGACAGGGGTACTTCTGGACCATCGGTAATTCAGAAGAACCTTTCGTCCTCTGGGCAGAATGAGCAAGGGGGTAGTAAGGAGGATGTAAAAGATAAAGAGCAAGAGCCAGAAGACACTTCTAAGGTAACTCCGGATGATCCTACGAAACAAACTGGAGAAGCACACAGTTCTGTGCTACCTAAGGAAGGACCTAATAAAACCTTGCATGCGCCCATAGATTTAAATTCAGACTTATACAGACACAGTGGTGGTAAAGGGAACAGTGAACCCCCAAGCAACTCTTCATACCATTCTCAACATGCATTGTCTTCTGATACTCTGACATCACCACCCAGACGCAAATCATATTCTCAGGCTGTTGATAGTTCTGGTTTTGCAGCTTATGGCTTTGGCGATACAGTGGAAGGGTCCAAAATGAATACTGCTCCTCAGTCTCACAATCCCTTCCATACAATGTCATCTCCGACTCACATCCCGCCATCAAGTAATAAATTGCCAGCATACTCACACCCTCTTTCTCTTCAGCATCCACACAGCATGGACGACAGGTTTGAATGGTCTGCTAACTGTAGCCGACCTAAAGACATTTCTGTCCTTCACAACTCTGTCCAGAGCTCGGAACAAAAGTGTAAAATCCAGTCCCCTACTGATGTCTTGTCCAGTCAGCATCACTTGCAAAGACAACACTCTTATCCTGGTTCTCACTATGATACTGGCTCCCagtatgaaatgaaaatatgGGAATCCTATGCTGAAAGAGAAGGTGTTGGAAGTCAGCATCTACATTCTGGGGTTTCACATGAGTCTGCTGGTGCACAGACCGTTCCAACCAGTGGTCCTAAGCCTTTGGAGGCAGACATCTCACGAGGGATGACTGAAGAATCTGCCAAATCATTCCGCCCACAGACAGCTGCCAGTGCTCTTAGTTCAAGTGGACCCAGTGCCAGCAATTTGACCCCAAGTATTCAACAAGGACATCGTCCTACCAAAACTGGAGGGTCAGCTGAAACTAACCCATTAATATTAAGGAGGAGAGTCCGGTCCTTTATTTCACCAATTCCTGCCAAGAGGCAGCATCAAGATTTTTCCAGTCAGAGGAGTGGATTATCTTACCACTCTCCGGGACCACATTCTGAATCGAGACAAATAAATGAGAGTGATTCATCCAGTGTAGACCCCTGTGCCAAAATGTCCTCCCCCAATCTGCCGTATCAGACACCAAGCACTCACTCACCTCCACAAGGGAAAACTAAGGTTCTGCCACAGAGAAAAGGACGTGGTTTAAAACTGGAAGCAATAGTCCAGAAAATAACCCCAAATAAAAAGTCCAGTTATAATAATAGCCATGTAGACACTGATTACTCTGATGTATCACACTACAGCTCTGACATGCCTGATCCAGAGATTGGAGCACCTTTCTCTAGTGCTTCTCACAGAGAAGGAGGCTGTTTACCTTTATTTGATGAAACACATTCTTTAGATGATCTTTTGCCCTACAGAGCAGAAGATGCATATTCTTGTGATTCTCAAGTTGTCAAACAGAGTGCAACAGGTTCTACCAGTGGCAACCTAAGAAACCTTCCAACAGACTTTGACTTTGGGTTAGGCACTGCTGGGTCTGGAACAGGTTCTGGAACAGGTGAAGATGACAAGGATGAATTTACATTGTTGGGACCCTTACCCCCACCACCTCCATTACCTCGTCCAGTTCAAGGCTCCCCTCCTCCATCCTCATCTGCATTGTCTGATATACAACAATTCACCAATACCTATCAACAGCTGGAGACAAGGAGAGGAGAGCAATCTGCTGCTAACCTTCTAAGGCAGAAATTGCAGGAGAGTGGAATGGGTTTTGACGATTATGGTGGAGGGGATTTCTATGGATCGACCCCACCCCACAGTCAAAGTCCAGGACATCACCTTCTCTCTAGAGCTTCACAGCATCAGTTAGGCTCTACCAGGATGGCGATTTCAGACTCAAAGGCTGCAGAGAACATTGTTCCCAAAGGCTATTTCCCATCAGGCAAAAAGAAGGGACGACCAGTTGGAAGTGTCAACAAACAAAAACGCGCACAACAAGTTCAAGTGCAGAACGCCCCCACCATACCTCCAGCTCCTCAAACCCCTCCTGCTGCTGGTTCTACTCCTACTGTTGCTGCTCctcagaacacaccaaaccctaGCACTGAAGGAGAATCCATCACAGATTCAACAGTACTTGATGAGAAACCTTGTCCCACTGTGGATCTTTCTGCCCAGACCCAGCCGATAAAGGTAGATGTAGAAAGTGAGGACAACCAACCTGAGGCAGATATGAAGCCAGTAAAACACAGGCAAAGAAAGGGGAAAGAAGGGAATGAAGAAACAGGTCCAAAAGGCAGGCAGAATCGAAGGAGAAGAGGTCTGACCTCTAAAGAAGAGCTGgattctcagagtgtcagtggaAGTGCAGGAACAAGTGGGCTTTTACAAGACActagaaaaaatgttttttctccATACATTCATGTAGAAAGGAAGATAGCTGAAATTGGAGCTGTATGTACCATAGTCAATTGTGAGGAAGAGAAATCAAAAGGAGGAGGCAAAGGGGCTGGTTCTGCAGTTGATGGCACCTCAGTTGTTACTTTGGTATCACAGATggtcagaaaagaaaaagaaattcaGAGGATTCAGGAAAAAGAAATTGTTGAGCAGACTGATTCAGTTCAGTCAAGAAAGTCACTTCCAACATCTGGATATGTTCTCCCAGGCCCTGTTATATCTGAGACTGGCCACACTGGTCGTTTCTTGTGCTGCCTATGCCAGAAATGGGCAAATTACAAGAATCTTGGGGATCTTTATGGTCCCTTTTACCCGGCTGAATATGCTGCCAAGTTCCCGAAGAACCAACCTCAAAATCGACAGGTCTTATCAAACACTGGGGCAGCCAGTGCTGGACCAAATTTGCCTGTTTCCACAGAATTAGTTGCCACAGATACACAGCTTCTTCATCCTCCAAACAAATCAGCAGACAGTGATTGCACCATAAGTCAAACTACAAACTCAACTTCCCCTGCAACTACTATTGGCACTGAATCCCCAGCAGTGGGTGAAGACTTGCCATGCCTCAGTGCCAAGACGAGTACTGAAACTTCCAAAATACCAGCAGAAAATTGGGATTTGACACCAGAAGTGGCACCCATAAATTTGAAACCTCTTGACCTGGAGGCTGAGCTTAACCAGAAAATACAACAGAAGGCAGAGGACATTCAGCAACGCCCACAACATAGAAAATTAACTTCTCATCCACGTTTTAAAAGGAGGCACAAATCCACAGAAGATTTGCCCCGCACTATTCCAATCAACAGTAAAACGTCACTGCCATTTCAACCTCCTCCACCCAGCCTAGACTCATTGGGTCCTTTGGCCCAACTAGCTCAACTTCCTCTGGTGCCCTTAGACCCTGAAGAGCTGTGGGTGCATGAGAGTTGCATCGTCTGGACTAGTGGAGTTTACCTGGTCAATGGAAAACTCTACGGCCTGCAGGAAGCACTCGATGGTGCCCGAGAAATGGTGAGttaaactaaaatattttattttgaaatctcatttgaatatttttctcAGCTTTCCAGAAATattctaaatttgtttttaaaaatatgtttttgaatGTGCTTTTTGTTAGAGCTGTTCTCATTGTGAAATGATTGGTTCCACTCTGGGATGCTACAGCAAAGGTTGCACACAAAGATATCACTACCTGTGTGCTATTGAAGCAGGTAAGGCATATGCACCTGGGTGAGAACCTGTGTATGCACCTCCTGATATTTTCTGAGAAATTATTCATAGGCATGCACCGAAACCACTTTTTCCCTTCCAGTACAATATCTTATGTTCAATTATCTGCCATTATCGAGTACCGATACCAACTCCATCTTAAGTGGAGTTGTAAGTgcctataaatccagatatttatattgctatacttacagattttattttgtttaaacagtGTTCTGTATTGCTAACAAGATATAAGCTTAAATGtacaacatttatttctttattaactgcacattaaaaaaaattgaatgttTCAGAgccataaacaaaaaaaaaatctacaaaactAAGCTtgactgaacagctttttaaaCTGTCATGAGAATATTTCCACGAATGTGGCTTCTTTGAGGTTGCTTGAATAAAGTCAGTGTTCTTTAGCATGCTGGGGCTACACTACACAACTTTTAGCCcgcttttaaatgtttttgccTCGAAATCGCATTTCAGACCCGACTTTAGATGTAGTCGCGTAGTGTAAACTCTCCACCAACTCAACTCTGAAGGAGTCCTCCCAACAgtcaatgagaacagagcatagaaagtaaacactcacacatgcaaTGGAGCTCTACAGTGGAGGACGGATTAAACGATAAAACTATGAACTACAATACATTACATAGAGCTGAATGCATGTCCGACTACCACTAATGTTTTGgaaccacttaaggtggaactataaGCTATTCTACTAATCTCCAGCTCCCGCTGCGGTGTGTAGAGACTGCACTGACTATATTTTCCCATCCACGacccaaatacatttttacatatttttctttgtggatCTACACAAATAGCAGGGCAAACAATAACCGCAGCGAGTAGTATGTCCGTATTTATCTGTCTCTCCTAGGAAAcgtgagttgtgtgtttggttgGGGAGTTTGGGGTTATGTAGTGTGTTATCTGTAGTTGTGTAGTGGGTGTGAAATTTTTTCAGTCTCCATAAATATCGCCAAAAATCGTTATGTAGTGTGAAATACCCggtctgtttataatctgcccCAACATTAAGTTTGAGCTGCATCTAGCGGCACGGATGTGTGTCAGTATCTGCTTTATGGGGTGTACCCAAAAAAGTGTCATGTGTACTACATGTAGGAAAGTAGTGGTAGTGAGTAGTGGGCCATTTCCAACACACCTgtggtatcggtgctctctcTAGCTGATACGATAGTGTTTAAGTGCCAGTATCGGCATTGGTGTAGTACTAATTATTGAAATAATGTGGCTTTAACCATAAAACTTAAACCTTTGAGTAATCACTGAAGTCTAAGACAAGTTGCTGTACTAATGGAAAAATAATACATGCgaattcttgtttgtttgttttctatttta
It encodes:
- the LOC136686047 gene encoding transcription factor 20-like, with the translated sequence MQNFSNSPALPPPGFPNRGGNMVGSPYPPHMSDPQISPRTTEEYAAMQQAQPILQSHGQHLHLRGQQQPGQVSSIHGFGSRRGVGELPQSSSHSGSTSAIYRKESMDYFFSMTGRDRNRRGGGVYGAGFGYPGIDGHIPHQYRHLSVSGSSSGMVSPYPMDYSTSAATGSGSVNSSGSGSFSPSQQFSISQNASMQPASGAEMHQRQHSQKYPSHQGLHQGHRAYSLSGHRIPAQFGHYPPLNTPTAPAGMYNSPPQRFEASSSGSMDSKINNSPTHSNANSTTAPNNSGHQENVGQTFTSSNQPPYSPQSHHVPKLASRRTPQLTVGAGYDASLKMQHAPSGHAHPKNPQTSSPAAPHHASQDISKSPMHSQNQQTHMNQNFSPISNPSPAPSAVHSPSCSSSSSPLMGVSEGPVNSAVSHCLSSQPPAHSSLLNPRSSHSNVRPSQSLPQLSPTPSSNSSISSCGSSAGSKTAGINPNTVSSAINQNRMGVGSRGGQREEGSSSLYSLDKLSQDPGLNSLNALTSQVANLPHTVQHMMLTDTVLSQKKGRDQPHPQPPTANQQKPRNASVAGHITANEESGDVLEAELSEARRDHNESSEREKSRQISASSSESKSANYYQTSQTQTQMGQNRHGLHLQVDSRITDPSVKQSFSQVSTPCSQTKTPETQTPSSSSPASVPPFADPSPNAISCPPAPSATSSSASSPSHSTRSNCVADPDLSLIDDKSALRDKMTSHMKDERNAVEQEEHSHKEELDKVKHTQDLVCVKEEDSVSNKQNKNEKDLKKSNMHHLNSKHLNTSEQSNVGAVGVIVSARSEQNPEATKQAEATSPHYGGPSYPHGKLNYSEEKHSINIFRESGSHNGEGDVIEAYTAHYDVSPKTEFGQNMSSNHCHGGSFKYGSPELPYNACMGTKNKGRAGQVVGLSANRYQDYSQSQYNFGSVPRKDSNVLGAVARSGVAVGSKSQDNNSQLQQPYPSLLQEVLQGYHLDRRYGRPEQASGAHHQPKNLSQPHYHTRLPYRMIENMRSHGVSQSVMASASIHHQMVSGKTHTQNQSQGPDHEMGSSLLHPSWDSEAQRPKVDHGISSEKGAANTSPSYSTHLQQSSDPSTGTPPKHINLADYSLPHRKPSNLAIPPSAVQQLLLQETDSLAPNPENQNQSQNFSSSGRRSVICDVSPSRRTTPERDRGTSGPSVIQKNLSSSGQNEQGGSKEDVKDKEQEPEDTSKVTPDDPTKQTGEAHSSVLPKEGPNKTLHAPIDLNSDLYRHSGGKGNSEPPSNSSYHSQHALSSDTLTSPPRRKSYSQAVDSSGFAAYGFGDTVEGSKMNTAPQSHNPFHTMSSPTHIPPSSNKLPAYSHPLSLQHPHSMDDRFEWSANCSRPKDISVLHNSVQSSEQKCKIQSPTDVLSSQHHLQRQHSYPGSHYDTGSQYEMKIWESYAEREGVGSQHLHSGVSHESAGAQTVPTSGPKPLEADISRGMTEESAKSFRPQTAASALSSSGPSASNLTPSIQQGHRPTKTGGSAETNPLILRRRVRSFISPIPAKRQHQDFSSQRSGLSYHSPGPHSESRQINESDSSSVDPCAKMSSPNLPYQTPSTHSPPQGKTKVLPQRKGRGLKLEAIVQKITPNKKSSYNNSHVDTDYSDVSHYSSDMPDPEIGAPFSSASHREGGCLPLFDETHSLDDLLPYRAEDAYSCDSQVVKQSATGSTSGNLRNLPTDFDFGLGTAGSGTGSGTGEDDKDEFTLLGPLPPPPPLPRPVQGSPPPSSSALSDIQQFTNTYQQLETRRGEQSAANLLRQKLQESGMGFDDYGGGDFYGSTPPHSQSPGHHLLSRASQHQLGSTRMAISDSKAAENIVPKGYFPSGKKKGRPVGSVNKQKRAQQVQVQNAPTIPPAPQTPPAAGSTPTVAAPQNTPNPSTEGESITDSTVLDEKPCPTVDLSAQTQPIKVDVESEDNQPEADMKPVKHRQRKGKEGNEETGPKGRQNRRRRGLTSKEELDSQSVSGSAGTSGLLQDTRKNVFSPYIHVERKIAEIGAVCTIVNCEEEKSKGGGKGAGSAVDGTSVVTLVSQMVRKEKEIQRIQEKEIVEQTDSVQSRKSLPTSGYVLPGPVISETGHTGRFLCCLCQKWANYKNLGDLYGPFYPAEYAAKFPKNQPQNRQVLSNTGAASAGPNLPVSTELVATDTQLLHPPNKSADSDCTISQTTNSTSPATTIGTESPAVGEDLPCLSAKTSTETSKIPAENWDLTPEVAPINLKPLDLEAELNQKIQQKAEDIQQRPQHRKLTSHPRFKRRHKSTEDLPRTIPINSKTSLPFQPPPPSLDSLGPLAQLAQLPLVPLDPEELWVHESCIVWTSGVYLVNGKLYGLQEALDGAREMSCSHCEMIGSTLGCYSKGCTQRYHYLCAIEADCCLNEDNFSLRCPKHKFPMNSRPAKPVATYLEQSERG